In one Musa acuminata AAA Group cultivar baxijiao chromosome BXJ2-5, Cavendish_Baxijiao_AAA, whole genome shotgun sequence genomic region, the following are encoded:
- the LOC103984148 gene encoding E3 ubiquitin-protein ligase RDUF2, which translates to MPSSMATASSYWCYRCSRFVRVWPQDAIVCPDCDGGFLEEVEIPPTRLSPANESRRRRRIPSDGAAHALGSDGSNVAARPREPSELRYRRNRRASAGDRSPFNPVIVLRGPSDGPRDADRAATTSSFELFYDDGTGSGLRPLPESISDFLMGSGFDRLLEQLAQIEINGIGRGMGSAHSPASKAAIESMPTIEIVDDHIGRDCHCAVCMDPFELGTEAREMPCKHIYHQDCILPWLSRRNTCPVCRHEVPTDARGRAVAGDEQAAGSGNEGETVGLTIWRLPGGGFAVGRFAGSRRAGEREFPAVYTEMDGEFSNNGAPRRISWTSRGSEGGGIGRAIRNFFSFFRLSRSTSSSSSFSSRPSSESQPSFSRRHEGGSVFRWRSRSRGNAIA; encoded by the coding sequence ATGCCTTCTTCCATGGCGACGGCGTCCTCGTACTGGTGCTACCGGTGTAGCCGTTTCGTCCGGGTGTGGCCGCAGGACGCCATCGTCTGTCCCGACTGCGACGGCGGGTTCCTCGAGGAGGTGGAAATACCTCCTACCCGTCTCTCCCCTGCCAACGagtcccgccgccgccgccgaatcCCCTCCGACGGCGCCGCGCACGCCCTCGGTAGCGACGGGTCCAACGTGGCCGCCCGCCCGCGGGAACCCTCCGAGCTCAGGTACCGCCGCAACCGCCGAGCGTCCGCTGGCGACCGGTCCCCGTTTAATCCGGTTATCGTCCTCCGCGGCCCTTCCGACGGCCCCCGCGACGCGGATCGCGCCGCCACCACCTCCAGCTTCGAGCTCTTCTACGACGACGGAACCGGATCCGGCCTCCGCCCGTTGCCGGAAAGCATCTCGGATTTCCTGATGGGCTCGGGCTTCGACCGCCTCCTCGAGCAGCTCGCCCAGATAGAGATCAACGGCATCGGTCGTGGGATGGGAAGCGCGCATTCGCCGGCGTCAAAGGCCGCCATCGAGTCAATGCCTACGATAGAGATCGTCGACGACCACATCGGGAGAGATTGCCATTGCGCTGTCTGCATGGATCCGTTCGAGCTCGGAACCGAGGCCCGTGAGATGCCCTGCAAGCACATATACCATCAAGATTGCATCTTGCCGTGGCTTTCGCGCCGGAACACGTGCCCTGTTTGCCGCCATGAGGTGCCGACGGATGCGCGAGGGAGGGCTGTGGCAGGGGATGAGCAGGCCGCTGGCTCTGGAAACGAGGGGGAGACGGTGGGACTGACGATATGGAGGCTTCCAGGTGGGGGTTTCGCAGTGGGGAGGTTCGCAGGGAGCAGGAGAGCAGGGGAGCGAGAGTTCCCGGCCGTTTACACCGAGATGGATGGCGAATTCAGCAACAACGGAGCTCCGAGAAGGATCTCATGGACCTCGAGAGGCAGTGAGGGTGGAGGAATTGGTCGGGCCATTCGCAATTTCTTCTCATTCTTCAGGCTGTCGCGGTCCACTTCCTCGTCTTCATCTTTTTCCTCGAGGCCAAGCTCAGAATCGCAGCCTTCATTCTCTCGCAGACATGAAGGAGGCTCAGTTTTCAGGTGGCGTTCACGAAGTCGAGGCAATGCAATTGCTTGA
- the LOC103984149 gene encoding B-type cell cycle switch protein ccs52B-like, whose amino-acid sequence MESRKSRLNLPAGMESSLRLDSIPAAHFPAIPKTPSPSKTTYGDRFIPCRSSSRLQNFALAEKPSPAKEGGNDAYSRLLRAELFGHDPAPYSPGAQGSPISPSKNLFRFKMDHSAPSSPFSVTSMAAHDTAVEVSTPPKVPRKIPKTPHKVLDAPSLQDDFYLNLVDWSSQNALAVGLGTCVYLWSATTSKVTKLCDLGNRDGVSAIQWSREGSYIAIGTSLGDVQIWDGTRCKKIRSMGGHLTRTGVLAWNSCILSSGSRDKNILHHDLRVPGDFVCKLVGHRSEVCGLKWSHDDRELASGGNDNQLLIWNQRSQSPLLKLTEHTAAVKAITWSPHQHSLVASGGGTADRCIRFWNTCNGNMLNCVDTGSQVCNLAWSKNVNELVSTHGYSQNQIMVWKYPSLSKVATLTGHTLRVLYLAMSPDGQTIVTGAGDETLRFWNVFPSMKTPAPVRDTGVWSLGRTHIR is encoded by the exons ATGGAGTCGAGGAAGAGCCGATTGAACCTCCCGGCCGGCATGGAGTCCTCGCTCCGCCTCGACTCCATCCCCGCCGCCCACTTCCCGGCCATCCCCAAGACGCCGTCCCCATCCAAGACCACCTACGGCGACCGCTTCATCCCCTGCCGGTCCTCCTCCCGGCTGCAGAACTTCGCACTGGCGGAGAAGCCGTCCCCCGCAAAAGAGGGCGGCAACGACGCCTACTCCCGGCTGCTACGAGCCGAGCTCTTCGGACACGACCCCGCCCCCTACTCCCCGGGCGCCCAGGGATCGCCCATAAGCCCCAGCAAGAACCTCTTCCGGTTCAAGATGGATCACTCCGCCCCGAGTTCCCCGTTCTCGGTCACCTCCATGGCAGCCCATGACACGGCCGTGGAGGTCTCCACGCCCCCCAAAGTGCCCCGGAAGATACCTAAGACGCCGCACAAG GTTTTGGATGCCCCTTCGCTTCAGGATGATTTCTACCTGAATCTTGTCGATTGGTCTTCGCAGAACGCTTTAGCTGTAGGATTGGGTACCTGCGTATATCTTTGGTCTGCAACCACAAGCAAG GTGACGAAACTGTGTGACTTGGGAAATAGAGATGGTGTATCTGCAATCCAGTGGAGCCGGGAAGGCTCTTATATAGCAATCGGAACAAGTCTGGGAGATGTCCAG ATATGGGATGGCACAAGGTGTAAGAAGATTAGGAGCATGGGTGGCCATCTAACAAGAACTGGAGTGTTGGCATGGAATTCATGTATTTTATCTTCAGGGAGTAGAGACAAGAACATACTTCACCATGACCTTCGAGTTCCAGGCGACTTTGTTTGCAAGCTTGTAGGCCACAGATCTGAG GTTTGTGGATTAAAATGGTCTCATGATGACCGTGAACTAGCTTCTGGTGGAAATGACAATCAG CTCTTAATTTGGAACCAGCGCTCTCAAAGTCCACTTTTGAAACTGACAGAGCATACAGCTGCAGTTAAAGCCATTACTTGGTCACCACACCAGCATAGCCTTGTTGCATCAGGAGGAGGAACAGCTGACCGGTGCATCCGCTTCTGGAACACTTGTAATGGAAACATGCTTAACTGTGTCGATACAGGCAGTCAA GTCTGCAATCTAGCATGGAGTAAAAATGTCAATGAACTAGTTAGTACTCATGGTTATTCCCAGAACCAAATCATGGTGTGGAAGTATCCGTCTCTTAGCAAG GTAGCAACTCTAACAGGCCATACACTTCGCGTACTGTACCTTGCAATGTCGCCTGATGGACAG ACTATAGTGACCGGAGCAGGTGACGAAACACTGAGGTTTTGGAATGTTTTCCCCTCGATGAAAACACCA GCTCCCGTGCGTGATACTGGAGTTTGGTCCCTGGGAAGGACACACATTCGTTGA
- the LOC103984152 gene encoding uncharacterized protein LOC103984152 isoform X2: MLLAPEVGVWVGETPSAPALARRWPAKQCPRALDRRPVGGEDDCRICTATGDMWARLNGGEGRDVIGQSGGFSHESEHDLAVMVCDFLENGSGSAESRYSSDSDSRFSELAHLAEKVLEEQCNASCIRQSLVKLLKLSGYDAAVCSSRWQGFDKVPGGDHEYIDVVVSDGGDSKHLIIDIDFRSHFEIARAVESYDAILSSLPVVFVGSFPRLKQILQVMVDAAKFSLKQNSMPLPPWRSLAYLQAKWCSKYERKHNVDKKHQQNCSSDHRQCVGHLQRLKASLELEIESERLLKPATNDKKRTIKSERWRLSLRSC; encoded by the exons ATGCTCCTAGCTCCGGAAGTTGGGGTTTGGGTAGGGGAGACCCCGTCCGCGCCGGCGCTGGCTCGGCGGTGGCCGGCAAAGCAGTGCCCCCGGGCGTTGGATCGGCGGCCCGTCGGCGGAGAGGACGACTGCCGGATCTGCACTGCCACAGGTGACATGTGGGCTAGGCTCAATGGTGGGGAGGGGAGGGATGTCATAGGCCAGAGTGGTGGGTTCAGTCACGAAAGCGAGCACGATTTGGCAGTGATGGTATGTGATTTCTTGGAGAACGGAAGCGGCAGCGCCGAGTCACGTTATAGCAGCGACAGCGACTCTCGGTTCTCAGAACTTGCTCACCTTGCTGAGAAAGTTTTG GAAGAGCAATGTAATGCTAGTTGTATAAGGCAGTCATTGGTGAAGCTCCTGAAACTCTCTGGTTACGATGCTGCTGTATGCTCATCCAGATGGCAAGGCTTTGACAAGGTTCCTGGAG GAGATCATGAATATATCGATGTGGTTGTTAGTGATGGTGGGGATTCCAAGCATTTGATCATCGACATTGACTTTCGCAGCCACTTTGAAATAGCAAGGGCAGTTGAATCTTATGATGCTATATTGAGTTCCCTACCGGTAGTCTTTGTTGGCTCCTTTCCCAGACTTAAACAGATCTTGCAGGTCATGGTCGATGCTGCAAAATTTTCCCTCAAGCAGAATTCAATGCCGCTGCCTCCATGGAGATCACTGGCTTATTTACAAGCAAAGTGGTGTTCCAAGTATGAGAGGAAACACAATGTGGATAAGAAGCACCAACAAAATTGTAGTTCTGATCATAGACAGTGTGTCGGACATCTACAAAGGCTGAAAGCCTCGCTTGAGTTGGAAATTGAATCAGAAAGGTTGCTAAAGCCTGCTACTAATGACAAGAAACGGACAATCAAATCAGAGAGATGGAGGCTCTCCCTGCGTAGCTGCTGA
- the LOC103984152 gene encoding uncharacterized protein LOC103984152 isoform X1, translating into MLLAPEVGVWVGETPSAPALARRWPAKQCPRALDRRPVGGEDDCRICTATGDMWARLNGGEGRDVIGQSGGFSHESEHDLAVMVCDFLENGSGSAESRYSSDSDSRFSELAHLAEKVLLYKRAVTQYENDLQSIVGSLLFSIDEVDLYLVKEEQCNASCIRQSLVKLLKLSGYDAAVCSSRWQGFDKVPGGDHEYIDVVVSDGGDSKHLIIDIDFRSHFEIARAVESYDAILSSLPVVFVGSFPRLKQILQVMVDAAKFSLKQNSMPLPPWRSLAYLQAKWCSKYERKHNVDKKHQQNCSSDHRQCVGHLQRLKASLELEIESERLLKPATNDKKRTIKSERWRLSLRSC; encoded by the exons ATGCTCCTAGCTCCGGAAGTTGGGGTTTGGGTAGGGGAGACCCCGTCCGCGCCGGCGCTGGCTCGGCGGTGGCCGGCAAAGCAGTGCCCCCGGGCGTTGGATCGGCGGCCCGTCGGCGGAGAGGACGACTGCCGGATCTGCACTGCCACAGGTGACATGTGGGCTAGGCTCAATGGTGGGGAGGGGAGGGATGTCATAGGCCAGAGTGGTGGGTTCAGTCACGAAAGCGAGCACGATTTGGCAGTGATGGTATGTGATTTCTTGGAGAACGGAAGCGGCAGCGCCGAGTCACGTTATAGCAGCGACAGCGACTCTCGGTTCTCAGAACTTGCTCACCTTGCTGAGAAAGTTTTG TTATATAAACGTGCTGTGACTCAATATGAGAATGATTTGCAATCCATTGTCGGTTCCCTTCTCTTTTCTATTGATGAAGTGGACCTTTATCTTGTCAAGGAAGAGCAATGTAATGCTAGTTGTATAAGGCAGTCATTGGTGAAGCTCCTGAAACTCTCTGGTTACGATGCTGCTGTATGCTCATCCAGATGGCAAGGCTTTGACAAGGTTCCTGGAG GAGATCATGAATATATCGATGTGGTTGTTAGTGATGGTGGGGATTCCAAGCATTTGATCATCGACATTGACTTTCGCAGCCACTTTGAAATAGCAAGGGCAGTTGAATCTTATGATGCTATATTGAGTTCCCTACCGGTAGTCTTTGTTGGCTCCTTTCCCAGACTTAAACAGATCTTGCAGGTCATGGTCGATGCTGCAAAATTTTCCCTCAAGCAGAATTCAATGCCGCTGCCTCCATGGAGATCACTGGCTTATTTACAAGCAAAGTGGTGTTCCAAGTATGAGAGGAAACACAATGTGGATAAGAAGCACCAACAAAATTGTAGTTCTGATCATAGACAGTGTGTCGGACATCTACAAAGGCTGAAAGCCTCGCTTGAGTTGGAAATTGAATCAGAAAGGTTGCTAAAGCCTGCTACTAATGACAAGAAACGGACAATCAAATCAGAGAGATGGAGGCTCTCCCTGCGTAGCTGCTGA
- the LOC103984152 gene encoding uncharacterized protein LOC103984152 isoform X3, whose protein sequence is MLYKRAVTQYENDLQSIVGSLLFSIDEVDLYLVKEEQCNASCIRQSLVKLLKLSGYDAAVCSSRWQGFDKVPGGDHEYIDVVVSDGGDSKHLIIDIDFRSHFEIARAVESYDAILSSLPVVFVGSFPRLKQILQVMVDAAKFSLKQNSMPLPPWRSLAYLQAKWCSKYERKHNVDKKHQQNCSSDHRQCVGHLQRLKASLELEIESERLLKPATNDKKRTIKSERWRLSLRSC, encoded by the exons ATG TTATATAAACGTGCTGTGACTCAATATGAGAATGATTTGCAATCCATTGTCGGTTCCCTTCTCTTTTCTATTGATGAAGTGGACCTTTATCTTGTCAAGGAAGAGCAATGTAATGCTAGTTGTATAAGGCAGTCATTGGTGAAGCTCCTGAAACTCTCTGGTTACGATGCTGCTGTATGCTCATCCAGATGGCAAGGCTTTGACAAGGTTCCTGGAG GAGATCATGAATATATCGATGTGGTTGTTAGTGATGGTGGGGATTCCAAGCATTTGATCATCGACATTGACTTTCGCAGCCACTTTGAAATAGCAAGGGCAGTTGAATCTTATGATGCTATATTGAGTTCCCTACCGGTAGTCTTTGTTGGCTCCTTTCCCAGACTTAAACAGATCTTGCAGGTCATGGTCGATGCTGCAAAATTTTCCCTCAAGCAGAATTCAATGCCGCTGCCTCCATGGAGATCACTGGCTTATTTACAAGCAAAGTGGTGTTCCAAGTATGAGAGGAAACACAATGTGGATAAGAAGCACCAACAAAATTGTAGTTCTGATCATAGACAGTGTGTCGGACATCTACAAAGGCTGAAAGCCTCGCTTGAGTTGGAAATTGAATCAGAAAGGTTGCTAAAGCCTGCTACTAATGACAAGAAACGGACAATCAAATCAGAGAGATGGAGGCTCTCCCTGCGTAGCTGCTGA
- the LOC103984153 gene encoding outer envelope pore protein 16, chloroplastic → MPRSTFSGSITAPEVYVTVDMGNPFLNRTVDGFLKIGTVAASRVAAEEAYQCVRKGSISKRKFEVALKRMCKEGVYWGTVTSVYVGVEHNIERISGTRTWKNAMLGGAITGFLISAASNNGTDKIIKDTITAGAVATAIEFINLLT, encoded by the exons ATGCCGAGGAGCACCTTCTCCGGCTCCATCACTGCGCCCGAGGTCTATGTCACCGTCGACATGGGCAATCCTTTTCTCAACCGCACCGTCGATGGCTTCCTCAAGATCGGAACT GTCGCTGCTTCCAGGGTTGCTGCGGAGGAAGCGTATCAATGCGTGCGGAAAG GAAGCATCAGCAAAAGAAAATTTGAGGTTGCT CTAAAGAGGATGTGTAAAGAAGGAGTATATTGGG GAACTGTGACCAGTGTGTATGTAGGAGTGGAGCATAATATCGAAAGGATCAGTGGTACAAGAACCTGG AAGAATGCAATGCTTGGTGGTGCGATAACAGGGTTCCTCATTTCAGCAGCCAGCAACAATGGAACGGACAAGATTATCAAGGATACTATCACAGCTGGGGCTGTAGCTACTGCTATTGAATTTATCAACCTCCTCACTTGA